The following is a genomic window from Pseudomonadales bacterium.
AAGCGGGCCTGATCGGGGCTTTCAGGATGGAACCGCCGCGCTGAACTTCAACCGATCGGCGCCAGCAGCGTCGCACCCTGCTCCGCCGAGCCCACCTGCTGTCTGAACGGCGCGAAGAGCTCCCGCCCGTATCCTGACTCGTTCGCGCTCAGGTCGGCCGTCGCCAGCGGCCGCTTCTGCCACTCATCGTCAGCCACCTGCGCCATCAGGATGCCACGCTCGCAATCGAGCAGCACCCTGTCACCCTCGCGCAGTTTCGCCAGCGCACCACCCTGCGTGCACTCGGGTGTGACATGGATCGCCGCCGGCACCTTGCCCGAGGCGCCCGACATGCGGCCATCGGTCACCAGCGCCACCTGCTGTCCGCGCGCCTGCAGCAGGCTCAGGATCGGTGTGAGGCCATGCAGCTCCGGCATGCCATTGGCCATCGGTCCCTGGAACCGCACCACCGCTACCAGATCACCGCTGAGATTGCCGGCCTCGAACGCCTGCTGCAGCGCCTGCTGGGAGTCGAAGATCCGCGCCGGCGCCAACACCCGCCGATGTGCCGGCGCCACCGCCGACACCTTGACGATGGCGCGCCCGAGGTTGCCCTCGACCAGCCGCAAACCGCCGCTGGCGGAGAAGGGCTGCGCAACACCACGCAGCACATCAGGGTCACCACTCGCTGCCGGCGCCGGCCGCCAGATGAGCTGGCCAGTCTCATCGAGCAACGGCACCTCGGTGTAGGCGGCCAGACCGCGCTCCCCGGCGACGGTGCGGACATCGCCATGCAGCAGACCACCTTCCAGCAGTTCACGAATCAGCAGTCCCATGCCACCAGCGGCCTGAAAGTGGTTCACATCGGCCGCGCCATTGGGGTAGATGCGCGCCAGCAGTGGCACCACCGCCGACAGTGCGTCGAAATCGTTCCAGTCGATCAGAATGCCGGCGGCCCGGGCGATGGCCACTAGGTGGATGCAGTGGTTGGTCGAACCGCCGGTGGCCAGCAGGCCGACGATGCCATTGACGATGGCCCGCTCATCGATCACCTCCCCCACCGGTGTGCAGTGCGGTCCCAGTGCGGTGATCTCCATGGCCCGTTGTGCTGCCGCCTCGGTCAAGGCGCGCCGCAGTGGCGTGCCAGGGTTGATGAAGGCCGATCCCGGCAGATGCAGTCCCATCACTTCCATCAACATCTGGTTGGAGTTGGCCGTGCCATAAAAGGTACAGGTGCCGGGACTGTGGTAGGCGCGCGCCTCGACATCGAGCAGTTCGATCTGGCTCAGCTTGCCCTCGGCATGGCGTTGCCGCGCGGCCGCCTTCTCGCTGTTGGAGAGCCCGGATGGCATCGGACCTGCCGGCACGAAGAGCGCCGGCAGGTGGCCAAAGCTGAGCGCACCGATCAGCAGCCCCGGCACGATCTTGTCGCAGACGCCCAGATAGAGTGCCGCATCGAACATCTCGTGCGAGAGCGCCACCGCGGTGGCCATCGCGATCAGGTCGCGGCTGAACAGTGACAGCTCCATGCCTGGCTGCCCCTGGGTGACACCATCGCACATCGCCGGCACCCCACCGGCAAACTGGGCACTGCCGCCGGCGCGGATCGCGGCCGCCTTGATCCAGCCGGGATAGTCGACGAAGGGTTGATGCGCCGACAGCATCTCGTTGTAGGCCGAGACGATGGCGAGGTTGGCGCCCTCAGCCCCGCGCAGCAACTGCTTTTCGGCATTGGCGCAGCCGGCGAAACCATGGGCCAGGTTGGTGCAGGAGAGCGCCCGCCGACGTGGTCCGCGCCCTCGGGCCGCGCTGATGCGATCGAGATAGGCGGCGCGCGGGCCACTGCTGCGCTGGCGAATGCGCTCGGTCACCGATGCGATGCGGGGATGAAGCCTGGTCATGACGCCCTCCGATGCAGATCAGCCACTTAAAGACAAGAAAAAGGGCCACTTCACCCGCCTGGCTGACAGTGCCCTTTATAAGAAGATAGAAATTCCATGCCACCTTGGTGAGTTCGCGCCGCACATGCAGCGGGAGAAAAACTGGTATGGTTGCTGCGTGGCTGATGGCGGTTGCAACCTGGAGCTGTCGCGATGACCCTGACCCCGCTCTGCCCGTTCGAGATGGTCGTCTTCGGTGGCACCGGCGACCTCGCCCTGCGCAAGCTGATGCCGGCACTCTACCACCGCTATCAGGAGGGGCAATTCCCGGCCGACTGCCGCATCATCGCGGTCTCGCGCACCCCGCTGAACCGCGAAGGCTATCTGGTCGAACTGCGGCGCGCCCTGCAGAAATATGTGGCGGGCTCCCACTTCGAGGAGCACAGCTTCAACAGCTTCGCCGCCTTTGTCGACTATGTCGAACTCGACGGCAGCCAGCCCGAGGGCTATCAGCAGCTGCGTCAGCGGCTGCATGGCGACCACGACACCCCACGCGTTTTCTATCTGGCCACGGCCCCGTCGCTGTTTGGACCGATCTGCCACCAACTGCGACAGGCCGGACTGGTGCATGCCGGCACCCGGGTGGTGCTGGAAAAACCGCTGGGTCATGACCTGGCCTCCTCGCGGCTGATCAACGACCAGGTGGGTGAAGTCTTCGGCGAGCAGCAGATCTACCGCATCGACCACTACCTGGGCAAGGAGACCGTGCAGAACCTGATGGTGCTGCGCTTTGGCAATGCCCTGTTCGAACCGATCTGGCGCACTGGTTTCATCGACCATGTGCAGATCACCGTGGCCGAGCAGGTGGGGGTCGAAGGACGCGGCGGCTACTACGACCAGGCCGGTGCACTGCGCGACATGGTGCAGAACCACCTGCTGCAACTGCTCTGCCTGGTGGCGATGGAGCCCCCCTCGACCCTCGATGCCAATGCGGTCCGCGACGAGAAAGTCAAGGTACTCAATGCACTGGAACCGATCACCGCGCAGAACGTGACCAGCCAGACCGTACGTGGACAGTACCGTGCCGGCGCGGTCGGCGGCGTACCGGTGCCCGGCTACCTCGACGAGTCGGGCATCGATCCGCTCAGCAGCACCGAGACCTTCGTCGCCATCAAGACCCAGATCTCCAACTGGCGCTGGGCCGGCGTGCCGTTTTACCTGCGCACCGGCAAGCGGCTGCAGAACCGCATCTCCGAGATCGTCATCAATTTTCACCAGGTGCCCCACTCGATCTTCGAGCCCGGCTCCGGCGCGCTGATCAACAACCGGCTGGTGCTGCGATTGCAGCCCGAGGAGGGGGTCCGGCTGGCGATGATGGCCAAGCAGCCCGGACCGGGCATGCAACTGCGCTCGGTCGATCTCAACCTCGACTTCGCCGAAACCTTCAAGGGGCGGCTGCCCAATGCCTACGAACGGCTGCTGATCGATGTGATTCGCGGTCGACCGACGCTCTTCATGCGCCGCGATGAGCAGGAGGCCGCCTGGCGCTGGTGTGAGCCGATCCTCGCCGGCTGGGACCAGCACCCAGAAAACCTCAAGAAGTACATCTCCGGCACCTGGGGACCCACCGCCGCCATCGCACTGATCGAGCGCGATGGCTTCACCTGGCACGAGGAGTGAGCCGACGTGGTTCGCGAGCACCGTTTCGCCGACTCGACACAACTGGTCGCGGCACTGACCCAGTCCATCGTCGCCGACCTGCAACAGGCCCTCGACCAGCGTGCGGCGGCGACACTGCTGGTCAGCGGTGGACGTACGCCGACAGCGCTCTTTCAGCGACTGAGCCAGCAGCCACTGCCCTGGTCACGCATCATCGTCAGCCTGACCGACGACCGCTGGGTGCCAGAAACCCATCCGGACAGCAATGCCGGGCTGGTCAGGCGCGAACTTCTGCGCGCAGCCGCCGCGGCGGCGCGGTTCGTGCCACTGGTGACCGCCGCTGCCGACCCCTGGCTCGGCCATGCCGAAAGCGAACGGCTGTTCGCCCAACTGCATCGCCCGTTCGATGCGGTGATTCTCGGCATGGGCACGGATGGCCACACCGCCTCGCTCTTTCCAGGCAGTCCGCAGCTGCAAACCGGTCTGCATGAACAGCACAGCGCCACCTTTGCCGCCATGCCGCCGGCCGGCGTCGACCATCCGCGCGTCAGCCTGACCCTCGCCACCCTGCTCGACAGCCGGCAGCTCTATCTGCACATCGAGGGCGAACAGAAGTGGCAACGCTACCTGCAGGCGCGACAACCCGGCGCGGTCGAAACCTGCCCGGTGCGGGCAGTGCTGGAGCAGCAGAGGGTGCCGCTCGATCTGTACTGGAGTGCCTGAGGCCGCCTGCAGGGTGGATCGCAATCATCACCGCCGAAGAGGGCTTTTTACAGCGACGAATGCAATGAGGCGCAGCGTGAAGCTCTACGACGACCCCAGATCGGGCAACGGCTACAAGGTGCGACTGTTGCTGGCGCAACTGTCACAGCCTTACCAGTACCTGCCGATCGACATTCTGCGGGGGGAGTCCAGAACGCCGGCGTTCCTGAAAAAGAACCGCAACGGCCGCATTCCGCTGCTTGAGCTGGAGGATGGCAGCTGCCTGCCGGAATCCAATGCCATTCTCTGTTTTCTGTCCCAAGGCACACCCTTCTGGCCGACGGAGCGCCTCGAACAGGCGCAGGTGATGCAGTGGCTCTTCTTCGAGCAGTACAGCCATGAGCCGAACATCGCCACGCCAAGGTTCTGGCTTGTGATCAAGGGGTTCGAACCGACACCCTTCAACCTTGAGCTGCTGGCACAGAAGCAAAAGGCCGGAAATCAGGCATTGGCGGTGATGGATGAGCATCTGCAGCACCGTCAGTTCATGGTCGCTGAGCGTTACACCATCGCCGACATCGCCCTCTATGCCTACACCCACGAGGCCCATGAGGGCGGCTTCGATCTGTCACGCTATCCGGCCGTGCTGGCGTGGCTGCAACGGATCCGGGCGCAACCCGGTCACATCACCATCGACCAGTGGACTGCCGGGTAGTCGCTTGCGGCTCAGAAGCTTCCTTTCGGCACCCGCACCCAGCCTTCCATCAAGATCCGCGCGCTGCGGCTCATGATCGCCTTCTTCGCCACCCACTCGCCGTTTTCCTGCCGCGCCTCGGCACCCACGCGCAGGGTGCCCGACGGATGGCCGAAGCGCACCGCCTCGCGCTCGCCGCCACCGGCGGCCAGGTTGACCAGTGTGCCGGGAATGGCTGCCGCGGTGCCAATGGCGACCGCGCAGGTGCCCATCATGGCGTGGTGCAGTTTGCCCATCGAGAGCGCACGCACCAGCAGGTCGATGTCGCCCACCGCAATCTGTTTGCCACTGGACGCCACATAATCCTTCGGCGGCGCCACGAAGGCGATCTTCGGCGTGTGCTGGCGCGTCTGGGCCTCTTCCGGCGTCTTGATCAGGCCCATGCGCAGCGCACCGGCGATGCGGATCTGCTCGAAGCGCTCAAGTTGCTTCGGATCGGTGTTGATGGCTTCACGCAGTTCGGTGCCGCTGTAGCCGATCTCTTCGGCATTGACGAACACGGTGGGAATGCCGGCGCTGATCAGTGTCGCCTTGAGTGTGCCGATACCGGGCACGTCGAGGTCATCAACCAGATTGCCGGTGGGAAACATCGCGCCGCCGTCCTCGCCATCATCGGACGGATCGAGAAATTCGAGCACGATTTCGGCCGCCGGAAAGGTCACGCCGTCGAGTTCGAAATCACCGGTTTCCTGCACCTGGCCATCGGTCACCGGCACCTGTGCGATGATGGTTTTCTTGATGTTGGCCTGCCAGATGCGCACGACGCAGATGCCGTTCTGCGGCACGCGCGACGCATCGATCAGCCCGGCATGAATCGCAAAGGCACCGGCAGCGGTGGATAAGTTTCCACAGTTGCCGCTCCAGTCGACGAAGGCCTTGTCGATGGAGACCTGCCCATAAAGGTAATCAACGTCGTGATCGGGCTGCGTGCTTTTGGAAAGAATCACGCACTTGCTGGTGCTGGAGGTAGCGCCGCCCATGCCGTCGATCTGCGCGGCGTAGGGATCGGGGCTGCCGATCACGCGCAGGAACAGTTTGTCGCGCGCTTCACCCGGCTGCTGACAGCTGGTCGGCAGATCCTGCAGGCGAAAGAACACGCCCTTGCTGGTGCCGCCGCGCAGGTAGGTGGCGGGAATTTTGATTTGTGGGGCCTGTGCCATGGTCTACCTCAAGCGCTCTTCGCCGCGGCCAGAAAATCCTGCGCGAAGCGCTGCAACACACCACCCGCGTCATACACGGAGACCTCTTCGGCTGTGTCGAGACGGCAGGTGACCGGCACTTCCACCTTCTCACCATCTTTGCGATGGATGACCAGCGTCAGGTCGGCGCGCGGGGTGCGCTTGCCGATGACGTCGTAGGTCTCCGTGCCGTCGAGCGCCAGCGTCTTGCGGTTGGTGCCCGGCTTGAACTCCAGTGGCAGCACACCCATGCCGATCAGGTTGGTGCGGTGGATGCGCTCGAAGCCCTCGGCGACGATCGCCTCCACACCGGCCAGACGCACCCCTTTGGCCGCCCAGTCACGCGATGAACCCTGGCCGTAGTCGGCGCCGGCGATGATGATCAGCGGCTGCTTGCGGTTCATGTAGGTCTCGATCGCTTCCCACATGCGCATCACCTTGCCGTCCGGCTCGACCCGCGCCAGCGAACCCTTCTTCACCTTGCCGTCGACCACCGCCATCTCGTTGACCAACTGCGGATTGGCGAAGGTGGCGCGCTGGGCGGTGAGGTGATCGCCGCGGTGGGTGGCGTAGGAGTTGAAGTCCTCCTCCGGCAGGCCCATCTTCGCCAGGTATTCGCCCGCCGCCGAATCCAGCAGGATGGCGTTCGACGGCGACAGGTGATCGGTGGTGATGTTGTCCGGCAGCAGCGCCAGCGGCCGCATGCCTTTCAGCGTGCGCTCGCCGGCCAGCGCGCCTTCCCAGTACGGCGGGCGGCGGATGTAGGTGGATTGTGGGCGCCAGTCGTACTGCGGCTTGGCACGCTCGCCGGTGGTGTCGCGCAACTCGAACATCGGGATGTAAACGGCGCGGAACTGCTCCGGCTTCACGCTCTTGGCCACGATGGCGTCGATTTCCGCGTCGGACGGCCACAGGTCCTTGAGATAGATCGGCTTGCCGTTCTTGTCGGTGCCGAACGAATCCTTCTCGATGTCGAAACGAATGGTACCGGCCAGCGCGTAGGCCACCACCAACGGTGGCGAGGCGAGGAAGGCCTGCTTGGCGTACGGATGAATACGGCCGTCGAAATTGCGGTTGCCGGAAAGAACGGCCGTGGCGTACAGGTCACGGTCGATGATTTCCTGCTGGATCTTCGGATCGAGCGCGCCGGACATGCCGTTGCAGGTGGTGCAGGCGAAGGCGACGATGCCAAAGCCGAGTTTCTCCAGCTCGCCCTTCAGGCCCGCTTCTTCCAGATAAAGCGCCACGGTCTTGGAACCGGGTGCCAGCGAACTTTTTACCCAGGGCTTGCGGGTCAGGCCGAGCGCGTTGGCTTTCCTGGCCAGCAAAGCGGCGGCGATGACGTTGCGCGGGTTGGAGGTGTTGGTGCAGCTGGTGATGGCGGCGATGATCACCGCGCCATCCGGCATCAGCCCTGCTGCTTCCTGCTTGCGTGCGGCGTCGAGATTGCCGGCGATGCCCTTGGCAGCCAGGTCGCTGGTGGCGACACGCGCATGCGGGTTGGACGGGCCGGCCATGTTGCGCACGACGCTGGACAGGTCGAACTCGAGGCCACGCTCATACACCGCGCTTTTCAGCGCGTCGGCCCACAGGCCGGCTTCTTTCGCGTAGGTCTCGACCAGTTTCACCTGTTCGTCACTGCGACCGGTCAGGCGCAGGTAGTCGAGCGTCTGCTGGTCGATGGTGAACATCGCTGCGGTGGCGCCGTATTCCGGGGCCATGTTGGAGATGGTCGCGCGGTCGCCGATCGACAGCGAGGAAGCGCCCTCGCCGTAAAACTCCAGATAGGCGCCGACCACTTTCGATTGGCGCAGGAACTCGGTGAGTGCCAGCACCATATCGGTGGCGGTGATGCCCGGTTGGCGCTGGCCGGTGAGTTTCACGCCGACGATCTCCGGCAGCCGCATCCAGGAGGCGCGGCCGAGCATCACGTTCTCGGCTTCCAGGCCACCGACGCCCACGGCGATCACGCCCAAGGCATCCACGTGCGGCGTGTGGCTGTCGGTGCCCACGCAGGTGTCCGGGAAGGCCACACCGTCCTGCACATAGATCACCGGCGACATCTTCTCCAGGTTGATCTGGTGCATGATGCCGTTGCCGGCCGGGATCACGTCAACGTTATCGAAGGCGAGCTTGGTCCACTCGATGAAGTGGAAGCGGTCTTCATTGCGACGATCCTCGATGGCGCGGTTTTTCTCGAAGGCCTGCGGATCGAACCCGCCGCACTCCACCGCCAGCGAGTGATCGACGATCAGCTGCACCGGCACCACCGGATTCACTTTCGCCGGATCACCGCCCTGCTCGGCAATGGCGTCACGCAGGCCGGCGAGATCGACCAGCGCGGTCTGGCCGAGGATGTCATGGCACACGACGCGGGCCGGGAACCACGGAAAATCGCGCTCGCGTTTCACTTCGATGATCTGTTTCAGGCACTCATCAATGATGGCCGGATCGGCCTTGCGCACGATGTTCTCGGCGTGGATGCGGGCGGTGTAGGGCAACCGGTCCCAGGCGCCGGGCTGGATGGCGTTGACGGCTTCGCGCGCGTCGAAGTAGTCGAGAGAAGTGCCGGGCAGGGCTTTGCGGTATTGGGTATTCATCGGCAGTTGATCCACAACATGTTTTTGATTCTTGACGAGATGCCAGCTCATTGGTCATGCCTGAAGCTGTGGCAACGGTCGGAAAGACCATGCCGGTTCAATCGATCCGTTGACCCGTCTCGGCACTCTGCATTGGCCGAAGTTTACCGCAAAAAGTTGATCATCGAGTCGTGACGGGCAATGCGCAGTCGTCTTGAACAACCCTGTCGCCCCTCTCACGCACGTCATCGAGCCATGCTCGGCCTTGCAACGCAAAAACGCACCAGGAAGATGCACTGCCACTGCCCGAAGGCGCTTTTCCGTCCTTTGCCCAAGCTGTTATGCTCTGCAACGATTGAGCTCCCCCCACGACTCCACCAGGGTGACAGGGCTGATGCACTGAGCATGACGCCCTTACTGGCGCCTCTTGTGCGGAAATGCTTAGCCATCGAACTATTTGGTGACTGATATCTATCTTTTTGTGCTTCACGCAGTGATGGGTCTGTTCTTGTTCCGGCATCAACCGAACAACCGGCATGACAGCCGATTGAAATGGAATCCGATCCAATGATGCTGGGTCTGGTCCGCATCGCCCTGCAACGGCCCTACACCTTCATAGTGGTAGCGCTGCTGCTGCTGATCATCGGCCCGCTGGCCGCGCTGCGCACCCCCACCGACATTCTGCCGGCAATCCGCATTCCGGTGATCGCGACGGCCTGGCAATACACCGGGTTGCCGCCGGATCAGATGGCGGGGCGCATGATCACACAGTTCCAGCGCACCCTCAGCACCACCGTCAACGACATCGAGCACATGGAGGCCAACTCCTACGCCGGCTACGGCATCATCAAGGTGTTCTTCCAGCCGGGTGTCGATCTGGCGATTGCCAATGCCCAGGTGACGGCAGCCTCGCAGGTGGGGATCCGACAGATGCCGGCCGGCACGACACCGCCGCTGATCCTGAACTACGAAGCCTCGACGGTGCCAATCATCCAGCTGGCGCTCTCGGGCAAGGGAATGTCCGAGCAAAGCCTGGCCGACATCGGGTTGAACAGCGTCCGCATCGGTCTGATCACGGTGCCGGGTCTGGCGATTCCCTACCCCTATGGCGGCAAGAGCCGGCAGGTGCTGATCGATCTCGACCCCACCGCGCTGCAGGCGCGCGGCCTGTCGGCACAGGATGTCGCCAACGCACTGGCGGCACAGAACCTGATCGTGCCGATCGGCAAGCAGAAGATCGGTGAATTCGAATACACCATGCAACTGAACAGCGCGCCCGATGCGATTGCCGAATTGGGCAATCTGCCGATCAGGGTGGTGAATGGTGCGATGGTCTACATCCGCGATGTCGCCCAGGTACGCGATGGCAATCCGCCCCAGAGCAACATCGTCCATGTCGACGGCAACCGCTCGGTGCTGATGTCGGTGCTGAAGAACGGGTCGACCTCGACGCTGGCGATCGTCGATGGGGTCAAGCGCAAGCTGGCCGAAATCACCCCCTCGCTGCCGGAGAACCTGAAGGTCGAACTGATCAACGACCAGTCGCTGTTCGTGCGTGCTGCCATCACCGGCGTGGCGGTCGAAGGCGTGATCGCCGCGGTGCTGACCAGCCTGATGATCCTGCTGTTTCTGGGCAGCTGGCGGGCCACGCTGATCATCGCGCTGTCGATTCCGCTGTCGGTGCTGGGGGCGATCATCGCCCTGTCGCTGACCGGAGAGACCTTCAACATCATGACCCTGGGCGGTCTGGCGCTGGCGATCGGCATTCTGGTCGACGATGCCACCGTGACCATCGAGAACATCAACTGGCACCTCGAACAGGGCAAGCTGGTCGAAACCGCGATCATGGATGGCGCCCGGCAGATCGTCACGCCGGCCTTCGTCTCGCTGCTGTGCATCTGCATCGTCTTCGTGCCGATGTTCTTTCTCGAAGGGGTCGCCCGCTTCCTGTTCGTGCCAATGGCCAAGTCGGTGATCTTTGCGATGATCTGCTCGTTCCTGCTGTCACGCACACTGGTGCCGACGCTGGCCAACCATCTGCTGCGCACCCATGCGTCCCACACCGACCTGCATGGCAACGACCTGGCGCTGCCGCCCTCGCGCAACCCGCTGGTGCGCTTCCAGCGCCGCTTCGAGGCCGGTTTCGAGCGGTTTCGTGACCTCTATCGACAACTCCTGCTGCTGGCATTGGCGAACCGTCGCCGTTTCGTCGGCGGTTTCATGCTGCTGGTGCTGGCCTCCTTTGCCCTGGTGCCCTTTCTGGGCCGCAACTTCTTCCCGGCGGTCGACAGCGGGCAGATTCTGATCCACGCCCGTGTGCCGGTCGGCACCCGGGTCGAAGAGACCGCTGCCCAGTTCGCCAGAATCCAGGCGGCCATCCGCCGCATCATTCCGGCCGATGAGATCGCCACCCTGGTCGACAACATCGGCCTGCCGATCAGCAGCATCAACCTGACCTATAACAACACCGGGGTGATGGGGAGTCAGGATGGCGACATCCAGATCGCCCTGAAGCCGGGACACGCCCCCACGGCCGACCATGTGCGCGCGCTGCGCGAGCAGCTGCCACGGCTGTTTCCCGGCGTCACCTTTTCGTTTCCGCCCGCCGACATCGTCAGCCAGATTCTCAACTTCGGTGCGCCGGCACCGATCGATGTGCAGATTCGCGGCAACAACCTCGATGCCAATTTCGACCATGCCAACCTGCTGCTGAGCAAGATCCGGCGCATTCCCGGCATTGCCGATGCGCGCATCCAGCAGTCACGCAGCAACCCGGTCTTCAGGGTCGATCTCGATCGCACCCAGGCGCAGCAGGTGGGGCTCACCACCCGCGATGTGACCAACAGCCTGCTGGTCAACCTGGCCGGCAGCAGTCAGGTGGCACCCACCTTCTGGCTCAATCCGGTCAATGGCGTCTCCTACCCGATCGTGATGCAGACACCGCAACATCAGCTCGACTCCCTGTCGACACTGGCCAACCTGCCGATCAGCGGACCTGGCAACAGCAGCCCGCAGATTCTCGGGGCGCTGGCCAGCATCGAACGCAGCCGCAGCAATGCGCTGGTGAGCCAATATGACATCCAGACCATGGTGCAGATTCATGCAACCACCCAAGGGCGCGATCTGGGCGCGGTGGCCAAGGAGGTGCGACGCGTCATCGATGAGAACGCCCATGCGCGTCCCAAGGGCAGCACCGTCGTGCTGCTGGGTCAGGTCAATACCATGGAGCTCTCCTACAGTGGCCTGCTGTTCGGCCTGCTGGGCGCCGTGGTGCTGATCTACCTGCTGATCGTCATCAATTTTCAGTCGTGGAGCGACCCCTTCGTCATCATCTGTGCGCTGCCGGCCGCGCTGGCCGGCATCGTCTGGATGCTGTTCGTCACCTACACCCCGCTGTCGGTGCCGGCGCTGACCGGCGCCATCATGTGCATGGGGGTCGCCACCGCCAACAGCGTGCTGGTGATCAGCTTCGCCCGTGAGCGGCTGCTGGAACTGGGCGATGCGACGGCAGCCGCACTCGACGCCGGCTTCATCCGCTTCCGTCCGGTGCTGATGACGGCCCTGGCGATGATCATCGGCATGGCGCCGATGGCGCTCGGTCTGGGCGAAGGCGGTGAGCAGAATGCCCCGCTCGGCCGGGCGGTGATCGGCGGTCTGATCTTCGCCACCCTCGCCACACTGATTTTCGTGCCTGTCGTGTTCAGCCTCGTGCATGCCGGAGCGGGGCATGACCGCATGCCCGAGGCCGCCACTGGAGAAGCCCATGCCCGTTGACCCTTCCACCCCGACGCTGTCGCGCACCCGCTTGCGCCTCGCCGCGCTCATGCTGCTGCTGTTGGCTGCCACGCTGGTGGTGATCGGCATTCTCAGCCGGGCCAACGCCGAAGCCGAGCTGAAAGCCGCGACCGAAGCGCAGGCAATACCCACAGTCGCCGTGCTGCTGCCGATAAAGAGCAAACAGGCCAGCGAGATCGAGCTGCCCGGCCGGCTCGAAGCCCACGCCCGGGCGCCGATCCATGCGCGGGTGGCCGGCTATCTGAAGAGCTGGAAGGTCGACATCGGCAGCGAGGTCAAGGCCGGTCAACTGCTGGCCGAGATCGAAACCCCCGAACTCGACCAGCAGCTGCTGCAGGCGCGGGCCGACCTTGCCAGCGCACAAGCCAATGCCACCATGGCGCAAAAGAGCGCCCGGCGCTGGCAGGCGATGGTCGGTTCCGACGCGGTGTCGCAACAGGAGGCCGACGAAAAGAGCAACGACCTGATGGTCAAGCAGTCGGTGGTCAAGGCGCTGCAGGCCAATGTCGAACGGATGGAGGTACTGAAGGGCTTCGCCCGCATCCAGGCCCCCTTTGCCGGCACGGTCACTGCACGTTCGACCGACGTCGGCGCGCTGATCAACCCCGGCAGCAGTGGCGGCGCGGAGCTGTTCGTGATTGCCGACACCCGGCGGCTGCGGCTCTATGTCAGCGTGCCACAGAATCAGACAGCGAAGATCGGACCGGGCACCGATGCGCAGGTGACGGTGCCCGAACGGCCCGGCAAGCGCTATCCGGCAAAGGTCGAGGCTTCGGCCCAGGCGGTGCAGGCCGCCTCGGGCACGGTGCTGATGCAGCTGAGCGTGGACAACAGCGCCGGTGAACTGCTGCCCGGCAGCTACGCCCGGGTGAGCCTGGCGCTGCCACAGGCGGCGGAAGGGCTCAACATCCCGGTCAGCGCGCTGCTGTTCGACAAGTCCGGGCTGCGCGTCGCCACGGTGGATGCCGAGAACCGGGTCCGGCTGAAAACGGTCACCCTGCTGCGCGATCTCGGCAAGAGCATCGACATCGGCACGGGATTGACGGCCAGCGACCGGGTGATCGAAAGCCCGCCCGATGGCATCAATGAGGGCGATCCGGTGCAGATCGCAGCGCCCGAGAACAAGAGCCCTGCCGAGGGCAAACCAGCGACGGATGGCAAGCGCGATGCCGGCAAGGGCTGAGC
Proteins encoded in this region:
- a CDS encoding phosphogluconate dehydratase, coding for MTRLHPRIASVTERIRQRSSGPRAAYLDRISAARGRGPRRRALSCTNLAHGFAGCANAEKQLLRGAEGANLAIVSAYNEMLSAHQPFVDYPGWIKAAAIRAGGSAQFAGGVPAMCDGVTQGQPGMELSLFSRDLIAMATAVALSHEMFDAALYLGVCDKIVPGLLIGALSFGHLPALFVPAGPMPSGLSNSEKAAARQRHAEGKLSQIELLDVEARAYHSPGTCTFYGTANSNQMLMEVMGLHLPGSAFINPGTPLRRALTEAAAQRAMEITALGPHCTPVGEVIDERAIVNGIVGLLATGGSTNHCIHLVAIARAAGILIDWNDFDALSAVVPLLARIYPNGAADVNHFQAAGGMGLLIRELLEGGLLHGDVRTVAGERGLAAYTEVPLLDETGQLIWRPAPAASGDPDVLRGVAQPFSASGGLRLVEGNLGRAIVKVSAVAPAHRRVLAPARIFDSQQALQQAFEAGNLSGDLVAVVRFQGPMANGMPELHGLTPILSLLQARGQQVALVTDGRMSGASGKVPAAIHVTPECTQGGALAKLREGDRVLLDCERGILMAQVADDEWQKRPLATADLSANESGYGRELFAPFRQQVGSAEQGATLLAPIG
- the zwf gene encoding glucose-6-phosphate dehydrogenase, producing the protein MTLTPLCPFEMVVFGGTGDLALRKLMPALYHRYQEGQFPADCRIIAVSRTPLNREGYLVELRRALQKYVAGSHFEEHSFNSFAAFVDYVELDGSQPEGYQQLRQRLHGDHDTPRVFYLATAPSLFGPICHQLRQAGLVHAGTRVVLEKPLGHDLASSRLINDQVGEVFGEQQIYRIDHYLGKETVQNLMVLRFGNALFEPIWRTGFIDHVQITVAEQVGVEGRGGYYDQAGALRDMVQNHLLQLLCLVAMEPPSTLDANAVRDEKVKVLNALEPITAQNVTSQTVRGQYRAGAVGGVPVPGYLDESGIDPLSSTETFVAIKTQISNWRWAGVPFYLRTGKRLQNRISEIVINFHQVPHSIFEPGSGALINNRLVLRLQPEEGVRLAMMAKQPGPGMQLRSVDLNLDFAETFKGRLPNAYERLLIDVIRGRPTLFMRRDEQEAAWRWCEPILAGWDQHPENLKKYISGTWGPTAAIALIERDGFTWHEE
- the pgl gene encoding 6-phosphogluconolactonase; translation: MVREHRFADSTQLVAALTQSIVADLQQALDQRAAATLLVSGGRTPTALFQRLSQQPLPWSRIIVSLTDDRWVPETHPDSNAGLVRRELLRAAAAAARFVPLVTAAADPWLGHAESERLFAQLHRPFDAVILGMGTDGHTASLFPGSPQLQTGLHEQHSATFAAMPPAGVDHPRVSLTLATLLDSRQLYLHIEGEQKWQRYLQARQPGAVETCPVRAVLEQQRVPLDLYWSA
- a CDS encoding glutathione S-transferase family protein yields the protein MRRSVKLYDDPRSGNGYKVRLLLAQLSQPYQYLPIDILRGESRTPAFLKKNRNGRIPLLELEDGSCLPESNAILCFLSQGTPFWPTERLEQAQVMQWLFFEQYSHEPNIATPRFWLVIKGFEPTPFNLELLAQKQKAGNQALAVMDEHLQHRQFMVAERYTIADIALYAYTHEAHEGGFDLSRYPAVLAWLQRIRAQPGHITIDQWTAG
- the prpF gene encoding 2-methylaconitate cis-trans isomerase PrpF, producing the protein MAQAPQIKIPATYLRGGTSKGVFFRLQDLPTSCQQPGEARDKLFLRVIGSPDPYAAQIDGMGGATSSTSKCVILSKSTQPDHDVDYLYGQVSIDKAFVDWSGNCGNLSTAAGAFAIHAGLIDASRVPQNGICVVRIWQANIKKTIIAQVPVTDGQVQETGDFELDGVTFPAAEIVLEFLDPSDDGEDGGAMFPTGNLVDDLDVPGIGTLKATLISAGIPTVFVNAEEIGYSGTELREAINTDPKQLERFEQIRIAGALRMGLIKTPEEAQTRQHTPKIAFVAPPKDYVASSGKQIAVGDIDLLVRALSMGKLHHAMMGTCAVAIGTAAAIPGTLVNLAAGGGEREAVRFGHPSGTLRVGAEARQENGEWVAKKAIMSRSARILMEGWVRVPKGSF